TGGTTGGTGCCACCAAGATCCCTTTTCTCTGTTAACCCTGTAGCCCTGCCCTCCTCTGCTGGCCTTGCTCTCAGGCGCCACTGACCAGGTCTGTGGGCCTTGGCAGCTCCAGGCTTGTCTCCCGTTCAGGGATGCCAGGGGAAGACAGCAGCTATTTCTTCTGAAGGTGTAGCCAAAGTCCTGGAATTCCGATTCTTCAGAGGGAGTTGGAGCAACGCGGGCCTGTGCATGGAGTCGGCCGCAGTGCTGCCGGGGAGGAACTGCATGGACTGCTCACTGGGGCCGACCGCGGCCCCCCAGGCCCAGCAAGAGGGGCTGTCGCCCGGGTTGTGGGCAGTcagcaaacaaacacacaaacaacaacACAACGGCGCAGGAGGACAGAGCCATGAGGGACTCCTGGATCTCCCTAAGTGTGGGACACCTAGAAATGTCAGGCAGCAGTGAGGAGGGCAAGCTACTCGGTTCATGGGTCGGAGGCAGGGCCGCGGCCGTAGCTCTGAGCCCGGAAGCGTGCGCTGCGCTGCTGTTTCCGCGGTGCGGACACTGGGGGGCAGCTGCAGACCCAGGCTGGGGTGGACTCTTCCCGCAGTCCCTGACCCTGCGGCCCGAGGTTGGCCAGCCCAGGTTCCGTCAGAGCAGGCCCTTTTCCCCTGAGCGACATCATGGGGAAACTTCCTTTTCTGCCGAATCAGGGTACCTACGTCTACATGTGGCGGCTTCGGACGCAGCTTCCTTCCTGCTCGCCCATCTCTGTCCCTGCTCCTCGCAGCGAGTCTGAGCGTGGGTCCGAGGTCGCAGGGCACGCCCTCCAGCCCGGAGAAGCTTCTGCCCGCCCTGCTGCTGACTGGGGCACCGGCCGAGGGGCAGTGGGGACGGGCTCGGTGGCCCAGCTCGAACCTCCTTCCGCTGGGCAGAGCCTGGGGTGTGCAGGAAGACACTGCACCCACAAAGCCCGCACCCCTGCCTCTGCTGTGCGCCATGCGTCCCCAACGTAAGACGGggttttacattcatttttcctcaaggagacacgctagggcttattttcaggggatgagaagggctgctcggcgtctttcccgctccgcgccgacacgcatgggctgtgcagacgcCCCGCGTGGCCACGCCGTCACCAGGGCTCATTTTCGGGGTGGGGCCTCTATGGCGCActtgctcagacatcctgctggggcttagttcatgggtagggcttattttcagagacaCACGGTAGTCTGACTGCGAACACCGTGGGCTCTCCCAGGTGTCCAGCTTGCCCACCGCACAGCTTGGCCATGTCAGCCTCTGTCACCCTGTAAGCCAATTTCTTACAATAAATAAacgaaacacacacacacagaccgcGGGGTCTGCtcctctggagaaccctgactaccGTGTTCCTCATCCGCCCGggacagctctgtggctccacaggagagatcgggccGGTGGTTCtcaaggaaacagagtcgcaagacattcaggatgggattcgggtttggagagtgaggatggtgTTCTGGACGAAggcgacttcactatatttgaataaatggagatggttgtaccacacttaaaaaaataacacgtccctTGAAAACAAGGCCTAGGGtgtttcctgaggaaaaataaatacaagaccctgtcttattttctgggacaCTCGGTAATACACTCAGCAAAAGTCAAGTTCTTACAAGAGCCTCCAAATCTCTTCTGACCTGACCCAGGACACCTCCCAGGACGACCGTCCAGCCCTGCTCCCACGGGTCACCCTGCATGCTGTCACCAGCTGCTCTCAGAGCACACCGCGTGTGACGTGCTCCCACGGGTCACCCTGCATGCTGTCACCAGCTGCTCTCAGAGCACACCGCGTGTGTGCCGTGACCTGCTGCTCTTAGAGCACACCGCCTGTGTGCCCTGCTCCCACGGGTCACCCTGCGTGCCGTCACGTGCTGTCCTCAGAGCACACCACGTGTGTGCCCTGCTCCCACGGGTCACCCTGCATGCCGTCACCTGCTGCTCCAGACCACACCGCGTGTGTGCCGTGCTCCCACAGGTCACCCTGTGTGTTGTCACCGGCTGTCCTCAGAGCACACGCGTGTGTGCCGTGCTCCCACGGGTCACCCTGCGTGCCATCACCTGCTGCTCTCAGAGCACACCGCGTGTATGCCGTGCTCCCACGGGTCACCCTGCCTGCCGTCACGTGCTGTCCTCAGAGCACACCGAGTGTGTGCCGTGCTCCCACGGGTCACCCTGCCTGCCGTCACGTGCTGTCCTCAGAGCACACCACGTGTGTGCCCTGCTCCCACGGGTCACCCTGCATGCCGTCACCTGCTGTCCTCAGAGCACACCGCCTGTGTGCCCTGCTCCCACGGGTCACCCTGCCTGCCGTCACGTGCTGTCCTCAGAGCACACCACGTGTGTGCCCTGCTCCCACGGGTCACCCTGCGTGCCGTCACCTGCTGCTCCAGACCACACCGCGTGTGTGCCGTGCTCCCACAGGTCACCCTGTGTGTTGTCACCGGCTGTCCTCAGAGCACACCGCGTGTGTGCCGTGCTCCCACGGGTCACCCTGCCTGCCGTCACCTGCTGTCCTCAGAGCACACCGCGTGTGTGCCGTGCTCCCACGGGTCACCCTGCCTGCCGTCACCTGCTGTCCTCAGAGCACACCGCGTGTGTGCCGTGCTCCCACGGGTCACCCTGCATGTCGTCACCTGCTGTCCTCAGAGCACACGCGTGTGTGCCCTGCTCCCACGGGTCACCCTGCGTGCCATCACCTGCTGCTCTCAGAGCACACCACGTGTGTGCCGTGCTCCCACGGGTCACCCTGCGTGCCGTCACCTGCTGTCCTCAGAGCACACGCGTGTGTGCCGTGCTCCCACGGGTCACCCTGCGTGCCGTCACCTGCTGCTCTCAGAGCACACCGAGTGTGTGCCGTGCTCCCACGGGTCACCCTGCGTGTTGTCACCTGCTGTCCTCAGAGCACACCGCGTGTGTGCCCTGCTCCCACGGGTCACCCTGCATGCCGTCACCTGCTGTCCTCAGAGCACACCGCGTGTGTGCCCTGCTCCCACGGGTCACCCTGCGTGCCGTCACCTGCTGCTCTCAGAGCACACCGTGTGTGCCGTGACCTGCTGTCCTCAGAGCACACCGCGTGTGCCGTGACCTGCTGTCCTCAGAGCACACAGCGTGTGCCCTCCGTGGACTGGGCCCGCAGGGGCCCACGCAGACTCCTCCCCTCGcttcttttatgtctttgctcGAATGTCACCTTCTGCGTGTGGCCTTCCCCAGCCatgttcttaaaaattttagCAGTCGTCAGCGATTCCTCTCctgggtttctgttttctttttttgcttgggATATGTCATTTTCTAGGAGAGTGTGTGCTCTAGTTTTATATTAAATGCTTGGCTCCCCACTAGGGCCTCTGCTCGCTTTCCCGTCCGAAGAGCTCGCGCCTGGCTGCGTCCCCAGCGCACAGCAGGTGCCCAGGAACCAGCGGCTGACGGAGCAGACGCCGGGACCAGGCCCCGTGCTGAGCATCCCACACAGGGCCCAGTTAGTCCTCACGCAGCAATGCCACTGTCACCACTGTTTTCAGATGAgcaaaccgaggcacagagagattaagtgattttGTAAAGTTTTCCAGCCGGCAGGGGAGGTCTGGGCTCCAATCTGGACGTTCCGTGTGCTCAGCCTCCTGGTTCCCGTGCCCAGctctgggggcggggccggccgccGGCACTCGAGCTGGAGTCTGAGCGTGCCAGGACGAGAAAAATGATGGCATCAGGGCCCAAATCTAAGGGATCAGGAGACCCCGTGCTCACTGGTGGGGGCCACCTCTCTCCTGACTGTCAGGACGTGGCCACGCCCACCTGACTCACTTGTCCCTCTGAACCTGGCCCCAGCCTGGGCTTCCCTGGTTGCAGCTCCCGTCATACCCTGATGGATTTGCTCTTTGGGCTCCCTGGGAGTCCGGAAGCTCTGCCCGCCGAGCGGGCCAGGTGGTTCTCTTCCCTGTGTGGGCAAGGGTGCACAAGGGGCGCACTGCAGCCATGGGACTGGCGACTCCTCACCTTGTGAATCCAGGCTTATAGGTCTGGACCCGCAGCCCCTGGCCGGGGCACAGGCGGGTTCCCAGCCCCGCCTCACCCCCAGGGGCACCAAGTTCCCTCTGGTGAGGCCACAGCCCTGCTCACACACCAGCTTCCTGTATGGCCGTCCCGGCCCCACCCCACGTTGGCCGTTTCCTTCCCTGGTGGGGCCCGGCCGCCCAGCCGCCATGCAGACATGCTGGCCCCgctgctgctggccctgctgtGGGGGGGTGAGTGGGCCAGGGAGGCGGCCGGGCACGCGGCCCGGGGACGCTGcagctgagcccagcctgtgTCTCCCCAGGGTCCCTGCAGGACACACGGGCCCAGCTGCAGGCGACGGTACAAGAGGGCCTGTGCGTCCTCGTGCCCTGCTCCTTCTCCTACCCGCCCCGGGGTTCGCGGCCGCCCTCTGACCCGCTCTACCTCTACTGGTTCCGCGAAGGGGACAGCGTGTACTACGATGACCTTGTGGCCACAAACAACCCACGCAGAGACGTGAAGACACGCGCCAAGGGCCGATTCCTCGTCCTTGGGGACGTCAGGAGCAGAGACTGCTCCCTGAGCATCAGAGACGCCAAGAGAGAGGACACAGGGACCTACTTCTTCCAAGTGGAGAGTGGCGATCGTGTGAAATACAGTTACGAAAGCAGTAAGCTGAATCTGCTGGTGACAGGTACGGCAGGGGCCCGGGAGAGGACCCTGCGCTGTGGGGTCCCCGCATTAGAGCAGGGACGGGACGCCGGGACGTGCCCTGCTCCGGGGCTTGGGGCAGGAGTGGTCAAGAGCTGCAGGACTCGGGGCAGGCTCAGGGCCGAGGCCCTGGTCCCTGGCAGGTCACGCTGCGGGGCCTGGCCTCTCCCTGTGCCCCCAGCCCTGACGGAGAGACCCCACATCCACGGCCCGGAGCCTCTGCAGTCCGGCCGCCCCACGGAGCTGAGCTGCGGCCTGCCAGGGTCCTGCGAGGGGGGCCGGCCTCTCAGCTTCTCCTGGTCGGGGGCGGCCCTCCACGCCCTGGACCCCGACAGCCTCCACTCCTCGGCAGTCACCCTCACCCCCAGGCCCCAGGACCACGGCACCAACCTCACCTGCCAGGTGAAACTCCAGGGAACGCGTGTGACCACAGAGAGAACTGTCCAGCTCAACGTCTCCTGTGAGTTGGGGGAGGGACGGCCGGGCCCGAGGGCAGCGGGAGTGGGGTtcgtgcgtgcatgtgtgtgcatgtgtgtgtgtgtgcatgtgtgtgcatgggtgtgtgcctgtgtgtgcatgtgtgtgtgcatgtgtgtgcatgggtgtgtgcctgtgtgtgcatgtgtgtgtgcatgtgtgtgcatgggtgtgtgcctgtgtgtgcatgtgtgtgcctgtgtgttcctgtgtgtgcatgtgtgtgcatgtgtgtgcgcctgtgtgtgcctgtgtgtgctgtgtgtgcatgtgtgtgcacctgtttatgcgtgtgtgcctgtgtgtgcgtgtgtgcctatgtgtgcacctgtatgcctgtgtgtgcatgtgtgttcctgtatgtgcctgtgtgtgcacctgtgtgtgcgtgtgtgcctgtgcgtgcgtgtgtgcgcgtgtgtgtgcatgtgtgccccTGTGTATGcgttgtgtgtgtacatgtgcatgtgtgtgtgtgtgtatgtgtgtgtacatgtgcatgcgcgtgtgtgtgtatgtgtgtgtacgtgtgcttgtgtggaggagagagggaggagaaggaaaccTGTGAACCTCGGCATGGATCTGAGCTTGGCGGTTTAGGTGGGAGGGGCCGAGGACAGCTGTCCCCACCACGGTGGTGTCCGTGGCCCCTCCTTGGGCACTGGCAGGGCCCACGCCACACCTGAAGCTGGGCCATATCTTTCTCCCCCAGATGCCCCCCGGAACCTCACCGTCGGCATCTTCAGAAATTGCACAGGTAGGGAAGCCCTCCCGTCCGGCTGTGCTGGGAGCACCCTGCAGGCGCGGGCTTGGAGCCAGGCGGAGACCCCgctcccccgcccgccccgctccCCCTCGCCGAGGTCTGGCACCGGCAGACCCAATATTGCTTCTgactctcccttttcttttctcttctcttcaaatttgtgttttattgtGATACAATGCACACAGcataaaatttgttgttttaaccattttgaagAGTACAATTCAGCAGTGTTAAGTACATCCACACTGTTGTGCAATCAGTCTGCAGAGCTCCTTTTTtatcttgcagaactgaaactctgCTCCCATTAAACAGCAACTCCCATTTCTTCTTCCACCAGCCTCTGCAGCCActgttctactttttctttctcttcttttcttttctttctttctttcttttttttttttttttaagacagagtctcactttgttgcctgggctagagtgagtgctgtggcatcagcctagctcacagcaacctcaaactcctgggctcaagcaatcctcctgcctcagcctcccgagtagctgggactacaggcatgcgccaccatgcccggctaatttttttctatatatttttagttggccaattaatttctttgtatttatagtagagacagggtctcgctcttgctcaggctggtttcaaactcctgatcctcctgcctcggcctcccagagtgctgggatcacaggcgtgagcccccgcgcccggcctccgttctacttcctgtctctgatGTTGGCAATTCTGGGCACTGCTCCCTCCTCTTGAATTTCTGTGAGTCCCCACCTCCTCTGACACTCgccctccttcctctctggtCTGATCACCCTTCCCAGGACCTTTCCATGTCCCCACCCCATGGCTACGCCTCgcccccctttctctctctttccactttCCTGGGccgccctctccctgccctgcccttgtcCTGGAGCCTCCCACGGCTGCATGTCCCTTTTCCTGGGCCACAGGTCTACACAttcagcctcctcccctcccgcaGCTGCCTCTCGATTGGCCCTTCCCCGGCCCCCACGTGTCCCAGGGGTTTTCCGGACACAGCCCGAAAAATTCCCTTCGTCACCTGCTCCCCATGGGTCAGCTGAGACCGCCGAGtcacttccttcctccccttccccttatCCACACCCAGTCAAGTCCTGTCCTCCACCCTGGCCCGTGGCCCaacccctccccagcctcctgcctcccgcccaggccccagcccaggcctccacCTGGCTTCAAGCAGGGTCTCTCTACACCCAGCGCTGAGTCTGTTTCCCCACTCACAGCCCCTTCTGCCTTTCAGCACCGCAGGACACAGCTGCAGCCCCGCCTGGCCCTGGGGTTCGCATCTGGCGTCTGTGCAGCTCCTGGCCCCCTGCCGAGGGCGGGCGCTTCCCCTGGCCTGCCGGCTGGTCTCTTCTCCGCACCGCGCACCTGAGCTGCCCACCACCTCCCCTGAGCGGGAGAACCCCTGCTCATCCttcccgccccgcccagccccttCCTTCTGGTGGCCTGACCTGACTGGCGGTGTCATCGCCCCTCCATCGGCGGCACCCATTCCCAGTGCTCGCCGCCTGGTCTTGTCTGCTGTCCACCTGCGGCTCAGGGAGCAGTCGGGGAGAGACAGACCCGCAGCTTCGCTCACCCTGCCGTGTGTCTCTTGCACAGTCCCGAGGATCCTGAGCAACGGCACGTCATTGCCTGTCCTGGAGGGCCAGTCCCTGCGCCTCTTCTGTGCGGCTGACAGCAACCCCCCTGCCAGGCTGAGCTGGTCCCGGGAGGGAAAAACCCTGGATGCCCCCCAGGCCTCGGCGTCCGGGGTCCTGGAGCTGCCCTACGTCGGGGCTGCAGACGGAGGGGAAGTCACCTGCGGGGCTCAGCACCCACTGGGCTCCCAGCACCTTTCCCTGAGCCTCTCTGTGCAGAGTGAGTTGCGGCACAGGTGCCGGGGTGGGCGCCTGGCCAGGCGTCTGGGCTGTGGGAGGGCTGAGGCCTCGGGACAGACCTCCATCCCGTCTCCTGTTCTCCAGGAAGGCCCTCTGGCTGCAGATGTGTGACTGAGGAGCAGGAGGGCTCCTGGGCCCTGGTCATCACCCTGATCAGGGGGGCCCTCATGGGGGCTGGCTTCCTCCTCACCTACGGCCTCACCTGGATCTACTACACCAGGCTGGTGGATCCGCGTCCCTCCAGGGAAGCCCAGGAATAAGCCCCTGAGGCTCAGGTGGGGCTGAGCTGTCCTGACCCACCTGGAGCCAGGATTAAAGTGGCTGAATCTGATCTGAGACCCGTGTTGGCTGTGCAGGTGTGGGGCCCGCAGGGGATCAGGGCTGGGAGGCCCGACTCACCCCTCCTTCTCCAGACAGAACTGAGCTGTGGACACCGAGCCATGAGGGACAGACGTGGGACATCACTGCCAGCTTCCTTCTGGAAACTGTCCATTCACGCCCCACTGCCTGCCCCTTGTTTCCTGCCTGCCCCCCGCCCATCTAGCGACTCCCCTCTCCCTATtggtcctgccccagccccagctacATCACCCATCCCTTCCCGccacccttctcctccctctccacccccaggCCTGCGCAGGGAAGGAACTCAGGGTCTTATCCCCCCGTTACCCAAAACCTACCTTCTCAACACTTGAGTTTCTGGTCTCCTGAACTTCCCCATCAGCATAGACATGGATGCACAGTGCAGTCATGATCAcagctttgcttttttatttaaagactCTACCTCATTATGATTATTAGAAAATGGTACAGCATTTAATTGTAGgtgaaaatttattaaacaagacaacataaaaattgattttacCATTTAATGCCTTTGCAGAAGTTTGTAGACCAACATGACATCTTAATCTTTTTTGGACATGCTTTATCTAAggctttttctacattttttttttgatgcataaaaaaaagaagccagacttAAATGGAATGCAAATCTATGAGTTACTCTATGCAAATCTAGAGTATAATTAGCTGAATTTTTACATAGGTACACACTCTTGTTTCCACCGTCCGGCTCAACATACAGATTCTTCCCAGCCCCCCGCAAACGGGTTTGTGGCACCGTTTCCAGTCTACACAGCGCTCTGGGGACACGGCCCCTCTGTGCCACACCGCTCTGTCTGTGTCGCCAGCTTCTGTCCACCTGCACTCGGAAGCAGACATTATATGTACTTGCGCACCTGGCTTCTATCAGTGCggattttctcatttatctggATAAACAGTGGATTTTTGGTTTTGGTGTTGTTTTTGCCGTTAGGATAGCACAGTCGCCGTGTGTGTCCGCCGGTCCGCACCCACACATTCAGCCAGCTGCGGACGTGAAATGCGGTGTCCATAGGGATATTGGGAATGTGGCATCCCAGAGTATGGGGGACCAACTTTTTGCACCCACGGTTCTGCAGGGCCAACTTTGGGACCCGAGCATCCACGCCCCTGCATGTGCTGAGGCACGATTGCATTCCTTGTGTGAATATATCTCTGGTTATTTCTTCATTCTAAAGACAATGGCattatttagccattaaaaaaaagaggaaaatcctgccatttgtgacaacatgggtaAACCTGGAGGCCACTAGGTGAAATAAGCTTCCAACTCTGCAGACACATAAACCACTCCCCCGCCTTGTCTGTTATTATTGTTCTATATTTGATCTCTACAAATGTTACCAATATCCCATGACATTATAACTACTTTGATTTAAACAGTgactattgtttaaaaattatatacatagttGTGATTCTTTCATCATATTCTAGATATttatcagaaataattttcttttagcttGAAGAACTTATCTTAGTATTTTTTATAGTGCAAGTCTACTGGAATTCaactttcttagttttttttaacatgaaatattatttcaatgtaatttttggaagatattttgtCTGGGTATGGAATTCTGGGTTGTAAAGATATCACTCCCTAGTCTTCTGTGCTATCCTTTCTTGTGTCATGGCATCTTCTTTGTTATTGTCACTCCATTGAAGGtaactatttgtattttttatatacctggctgttgttaaaatttttgtattcCCTTTTGACAATAGGCTCTTACTACTGAATGGAATGGAGGAGTGGGTGGGGTGAAGAGCGCTGCTGGCAGCTCAGAGGAAGCTGCTTTCTGTCCCTGGGCCCCCAGCAAAGGCTTCTGCGCCCTGTAGCGGTGCAGGAAGGCCTGCGAGACTTCATCCTCTGTCCTATCTCCTATCCCTGGAATTCTGAGAGAGACTGTGGTCAATCCAGTGATTCTGGACGAAACCTCTAATGAATGTAGGCAATGAATTCGATCATCTTTTCCAGTGGCTATAAGTGACTCCATATCCAAATGTACTAAATAGAAACCAAGTTGATTCTACTCTTTAGGGATCCAAAAATTAATAGCTGCTTCTTGAGGACTCTAATCTCTCAGGATGTTCAAATAAAGGGGTGAAGACACGCTTGGAGGGGATCTCATATGAGGTGTACTCTGGAACCTAAGATCCTTGCTGTCCAAGTAACAGGCTATCATTCTGCTCAAGGAGACAACAGAAGGATGGGGACTGGAGGGAGCAACACATCAGAGCTCCAAGAGGACGCCCTGCTATTCGTGCTGCACAGAGCGGCCATCCAAGCACTGCAATGGGGGCATGACCACCGATGCAACTTGGAGAGGTCATGTCCTCTCCCTGCCGGGACAGGAGACCTTCTATACCTTGATGCTCCCCTTCGCCCTGGTTCCCCAGGCGCTCAGAAGCAGCCTAACTGTTCAGGTGCCATTTCCTGGAGCTGAGACAACAGCAGAGAAAACCGCACTGCTTAGCACAGCCTGCGAGTCAGTGACGTGGCAGGATTTCAGTGCCGGATGAAGCAAGGCCTGTTGGCTAGGGAATGGATATTTCACCAAGCTGCAGAGTCCATGGTTTTCAGCCTTGGCCAGGGCAGCAGTTGAACACCACAAGGAACTTGTAAGTTCATTTGGACCTGAATACCCTGAAGCTCCACCTTGCTGGAAGCACATCTCCTTTCTCAGCGAGAATGAATGTCAGGAGTGGGCAGCAGATTACCTGGGTCCTGGGAAGGCTTGAGTAGTTGGAGTGGAGCTTGAGCTTTGATCTTGGCATACGCTGCTCTCTGACCCTTCCCCTTCACATCTTCACTCTGtgtctcctgaccttgagcactaGCCATGCTGAGGTGAGGAAACCCTTTGAGAATCAGCTTCCTCCCACCTATGACCTTGCCCTGATCTACTCCAGGTGACCTAGCCCTACCACATCCATGGAGCCCAGGCTTCCTCCCCCACaacctccacctcccctccccctcagctCTGGGTTGCCTGCGGGCCCTAGTACTACCCATTTGGGAAGAGCCGGGTATATAGGATGCgatctccctctcctcctcctcttcctccttctcctcctcaggaTACAGGGCTCAATTAGGGATGTCACCGTGAGCACCTCCCAGTCTCACTCCACCTGAGTGCCCTCGGGCTCATATTTCTTCACCACCCTGTTCCACATTCCAGCTCCACTCCCTGCACAGCCTCTACTTACACCCCTGGCCTCCAGCCCCCTCACCCAggactcagaaaataaatatcttctttgCTCTGACAGTCTGTGTGCGCATCTGTCTCCAGAGCACCAAGGAGAAGCTGCTGACCACTGGTGTTGCACAGCAATCGCCCCCAAAGAAgcaccattttcttcctttcctgaagACAGCCTGCCTGCCAAGGGGACCAGACACCGGGTCTGATGAGTAGCATATCCATTGTACATGAATATCTCAACTTATCAGATAACAGCAGGAGCAACTTGTATTTCTTCACCGTTCCACTTCTTCACCAGCACTTGACTTCTTCAGACATGTATAATCTTCCAGTGTGATGAGTCTGCAATAGTGTTTTGCTAATGGTTTGAACTTAAATTgacctagttactcaggaggttgagaattcctttattgaatttattggACAACTGGatattatttctatgaaaaattgcTCTAAATCTTTGATCCCTTTTATGTCTTTTACCAAGTTTGGGATGTTTTGGACATTATTTATTCAGGCACTTTTATGTcccattctctctttcctcttcctttggGATTCCCATTACATGTATGTAGGCCCTTTTTGTCTCACAGTTTCCTGACTCTTTTTACTcccagttttttctattttttctctttccttttcattggGTAACTTTTATTGATCTAATGCATCCACTGGCTCCTTCACTCTTCTGTTTCCTGCTATTAAGCTCATCCCGTTAAATTTCAAATTCGAGATATTGTagtgtgttttttcatttttgaattttcatttactctttttaataaacattttctatttctttttgggtgggtgacagaatctcactctgttgcccaggctagagtgctgtggcgtcagcctacctcacagcaactcaaactcctgggctcaagtgagcctcctgcctcagtgagcctcctgggtagctatgactacaggcgtgtgccatcatgcccagctaattattttctatatacttttagttgtacagctaatttctttctatttttagtagagacagggtctggcttctgctcaggctggtctcaaactcctgaactcaaacaatcctacctccttggcctcccagaataaaCATTTTCTGTATCACTACTCAggtttcctatatttttattcagtatGACTATATTTTCCTTTGCCTCCTTGAGCATAGTTATAGAAGCTGCTTTAAAGTTCCTGTCTGCTATTTCTATCACCTTGGTCATCACAGCATTGGCCTCTGTGTTTTGTCCTTCACTTTTCCCCTTTTCTGTGTGTTGTTACCTTCACAACAGGtcccattttcctgttttttcacATGTTGGGTAGTTTTGGATTGAATCCTAAATGTTGTTAATGTTATGTTGTAGAGTCTCTGAAGTAAGTTTTATTACTCCAaaaagtgttttgtgtttttttttaagcaggcAAATAATTTTGTTCAAGCCAAATTGCAAACAAGTCCTTGCCTGTGGTGGGCGAGAGCTCAAGTCTCATTGCACTCTCTCGTCTTCACCCGCAGTGCTTGTGGTGTGCTCTGCACACGCATCCTTCTCAGGGCAGGCAGAGACATGGGACGAGTTTATACTCAGAAGCTGGCGGTCCTCTTCTCTGGCTCTTCCCTTCCAGAATTCTCTCCTCATGTCTCGGTGTTCCTAGTTGCCCTGGCCTTCATTCCTGGTTCCTCAGTCCCGAGAGTTGGAAGGGTTTCTATCAGAGCTTTAGCAGCCCTGCTGCGCACTTCAGCTCGGGCTGGCCTATCTCTGACTGGGGCAAAGCTATTTATTTCCTGTTGGTTCCTTCCCCCAAATTTTGACTCCCCTCcaaatctactttcttttttcacatgtctggtatttttttcctcaaagattATAACTTATaagga
The sequence above is a segment of the Microcebus murinus isolate Inina chromosome 32, M.murinus_Inina_mat1.0, whole genome shotgun sequence genome. Coding sequences within it:
- the SIGLEC14 gene encoding sialic acid-binding Ig-like lectin 14 isoform X1, encoding MLAPLLLALLWGGSLQDTRAQLQATVQEGLCVLVPCSFSYPPRGSRPPSDPLYLYWFREGDSVYYDDLVATNNPRRDVKTRAKGRFLVLGDVRSRDCSLSIRDAKREDTGTYFFQVESGDRVKYSYESSKLNLLVTGTAGARERTLRCGVPALEQGRDAGTCPAPGLGAGVVKSCRTRGRLRAEALVPGRSRCGAWPLPVPPALTERPHIHGPEPLQSGRPTELSCGLPGSCEGGRPLSFSWSGAALHALDPDSLHSSAVTLTPRPQDHGTNLTCQVKLQGTRVTTERTVQLNVSYAPRNLTVGIFRNCTVPRILSNGTSLPVLEGQSLRLFCAADSNPPARLSWSREGKTLDAPQASASGVLELPYVGAADGGEVTCGAQHPLGSQHLSLSLSVQRRPSGCRCVTEEQEGSWALVITLIRGALMGAGFLLTYGLTWIYYTRLVDPRPSREAQE
- the SIGLEC14 gene encoding sialic acid-binding Ig-like lectin 14 isoform X2, whose protein sequence is MLAPLLLALLWGGSLQDTRAQLQATVQEGLCVLVPCSFSYPPRGSRPPSDPLYLYWFREGDSVYYDDLVATNNPRRDVKTRAKGRFLVLGDVRSRDCSLSIRDAKREDTGTYFFQVESGDRVKYSYESSKLNLLVTALTERPHIHGPEPLQSGRPTELSCGLPGSCEGGRPLSFSWSGAALHALDPDSLHSSAVTLTPRPQDHGTNLTCQVKLQGTRVTTERTVQLNVSYAPRNLTVGIFRNCTVPRILSNGTSLPVLEGQSLRLFCAADSNPPARLSWSREGKTLDAPQASASGVLELPYVGAADGGEVTCGAQHPLGSQHLSLSLSVQRRPSGCRCVTEEQEGSWALVITLIRGALMGAGFLLTYGLTWIYYTRLVDPRPSREAQE
- the SIGLEC14 gene encoding sialic acid-binding Ig-like lectin 14 isoform X3, whose product is MLAPLLLALLWGGSLQDTRAQLQATVQEGLCVLVPCSFSYPPRGSRPPSDPLYLYWFREGDSVYYDDLVATNNPRRDVKTRAKGRFLVLGDVRSRDCSLSIRDAKREDTGTYFFQVESGDRVKYSYESSKLNLLVTGTAGARERTLRCGVPALEQGRDAGTCPAPGLGAGVVKSCRTRGRLRAEALVPGRSRCGAWPLPVPPALTERPHIHGPEPLQSGRPTELSCGLPGSCEGGRPLSFSWSGAALHALDPDSLHSSAVTLTPRPQDHGTNLTCQVKLQGTRVTTERTVQLNVSYAPRNLTVGIFRNCTAPQDTAAAPPGPGVRIWRLCSSWPPAEGGRFPWPAGWSLLRTAHLSCPPPPLSGRTPAHPSRPAQPLPSGGLT